CATGGGACAGGGACGCGGCATGGGGAGTGGCGGTGGGCGTGGTCGTTGATTCTGAGAGTTTCGGAATGAAGCATCATCTGATTACTTTAGGGACGCGGAAATTACCAATTTACCATAACGCATCCCGGCTTTGGGCCATCTTTGGTCGCACCTCAATCACAAAATCCTCGACGTAGCGCTGCTATGCCTGCGGTTTTGTTCAATCGGTGCAACCAAATCTGACCCAGATCCGGGCGCGATCCAGGTAAATTGGTAATTTCCGAGTCCCTTAGAAGTCCTCAAATTCTGTTTCATTAAAAGGAATAACGTCCTGAGGTTTTGGTTGGGGTTTCGGCGCGGTCTTGATCGGCGTCTTTGGCGCTGGCAGGGACTTGGTTAGTTTTGTTGGGGGGGGTGCCGGCGGCGGAATGGTCTTGGCCTTCCTTTTGTTGTTACTCTTTCCGCCGACCATGGACAACAGTTCGAGTACCGACTCCCTCATGCCGTGTACCTGGAGGTTCAGTTCTTCCGTGGCGGAGGCAGATTCTTCGGCAGTTGCGGCGTTCTGTTGGGTAATGGTGTCTATTTGGGTGATGGCGGAATTCACCTGGCTGATGGCGACGGCCTGTTCCTTGGTTGAATTGACAATTTCTCCGACCGTAATGTTCATCTTTTCGATCGACTGGCTGACAGCGTGAAATGAGGTGTTGGTTTCAATGACCAATTCCGACCCGGCCTTAATCTTCAGCACAGTGCCTTCGATGAGGGAGGAGGTGTTCTTGGCCGCTTCGGTAGCGCGCATGGCAAGGTTCCTCACCTCGTCGGCCACCACGGCGAACCCGGCGCCGGCCTCTCCGGCCCGAGCCGCTTCAACCGCGGCGTTTAAGGCCAGCAGATTGGTCTGGAAGGCGATTTCGTCAATGGTTTTGACAATCTTATGGGTTTCTGTGCTTGCCTGCGAAATCTCATCCATGGAGGCGGTTAGCTTTTTCATTGATCCATCAGCAGCCTGGAGTACTTGATTAGCCTTCTGGATCAGGAGTTCGGATTCTTTGGCGCTATCGGCATCCTGTCTGGTCATGGCCGTCACTTCTTCCATTGTGGCTGAAATTTCTTCCACTGCGGCGGCCTGACTGGAGGCTCCGTCTGCCAAACCATGGCTGGTGGCTAAAATTTGTTGAGAGGCATCATTAACTTGGGATGCCTCGTCATCCATTTTGAAGGCAACGTTGGTCAATAGAGTCGAGATCGTTCGGGAGAGAAACCAGGCAAAGCCCACTCCTAAGATAACGGTGACCACACCAAAGATAATAGCCGAGAGGCGGGTTTTGACGGCAGCGGCAATCATTGCCTCGTCGGTCATTATCTTGCTGCGCGCTTCTTTGCGGATCTGTCCCAGGATGTCCTGCACAGCATGTACTGAAGCAATGGTTTTTTCGCTGTAGATTTTTTGTGCCTGTGACTTGCCTGCTGCTTGGGCATCTGCTTCGGTGACCATATCCTTAAGAATGCTTACGGTGGAGTTGAGTTGGGGCAGGGTTTCGCTGGTAAAGAAAGTTAAGGCCTCGTCAAAATTCTGGGTGGCTAAGAGATCTTTCAAGTGGATGGCCGAGGAGTGCATGGCTTTGTGACCGTCGTGGATGGAGTCGAAAAGCTCTTTGAACTTTGAACTGCCTTGCTGATAGGCAGTCTTGGCTTGTGCCGAGTTCAACCATTTGCCGAGACCGCACTTGGCGGGATCGGTCTCCACATTTTCGAGGGTGGCGCTTTTGGCGAGCAGGGCATCGCGGACACGGTTTGCCCAACCCAGGTGGGCCGCCTCTAAGGTGATCAACTGTGCGGAGAGGAGGGTGTCTGCCGGCTTGAATACGGTATTGATCTCGGTAGCGGAATCATGGAGCGCCTGGTGGGGCTGTTCGATGTTCTTCAGCAGGGGGGCAAGAGTTGGCGCCATGTGTTCAGCCTGCTGGCGACCATCGCCATAGAGCCATTTGCCAAAGCCGCATTTGGTGTGGTCGGTCTCGACATCAAGTTCGGTGGTGGTCTCATTACTGAGCAGGGAGGAAACCTTTGCCACCCAGTTGAGATGATCAACTTCCTTTTGGGCGAGGGTGGCATCAAGTTTATTGCCGTCAATGACCTCCTGTGCGTCGCCAACTATGTGATCAATTCCGTAAGTGTTAATGACAATCATGGTCACCAGCAAAGCGAGAATTGCCATGAAGCCGGAGGCGATTTTTTTTCCAATGGTCAGTTTGTTCCAGGTCATATGGGCTCCTTTTATTGACAGTAGGATGATGACATCAATAAATATAATTATACGCAGGATTGTGATGTGTAGGTCAAGTGATATTTTCACCATTTAATTTTTTTCTTAAATAGTGAAAAGTTGCTGTG
Above is a window of Desulfobulbaceae bacterium DNA encoding:
- a CDS encoding methyl-accepting chemotaxis protein; its protein translation is MVKISLDLHITILRIIIFIDVIILLSIKGAHMTWNKLTIGKKIASGFMAILALLVTMIVINTYGIDHIVGDAQEVIDGNKLDATLAQKEVDHLNWVAKVSSLLSNETTTELDVETDHTKCGFGKWLYGDGRQQAEHMAPTLAPLLKNIEQPHQALHDSATEINTVFKPADTLLSAQLITLEAAHLGWANRVRDALLAKSATLENVETDPAKCGLGKWLNSAQAKTAYQQGSSKFKELFDSIHDGHKAMHSSAIHLKDLLATQNFDEALTFFTSETLPQLNSTVSILKDMVTEADAQAAGKSQAQKIYSEKTIASVHAVQDILGQIRKEARSKIMTDEAMIAAAVKTRLSAIIFGVVTVILGVGFAWFLSRTISTLLTNVAFKMDDEASQVNDASQQILATSHGLADGASSQAAAVEEISATMEEVTAMTRQDADSAKESELLIQKANQVLQAADGSMKKLTASMDEISQASTETHKIVKTIDEIAFQTNLLALNAAVEAARAGEAGAGFAVVADEVRNLAMRATEAAKNTSSLIEGTVLKIKAGSELVIETNTSFHAVSQSIEKMNITVGEIVNSTKEQAVAISQVNSAITQIDTITQQNAATAEESASATEELNLQVHGMRESVLELLSMVGGKSNNKRKAKTIPPPAPPPTKLTKSLPAPKTPIKTAPKPQPKPQDVIPFNETEFEDF